One window of the Amycolatopsis mediterranei genome contains the following:
- a CDS encoding glycosyl hydrolase family 95 catalytic domain-containing protein has product MDAVSRRTVLRSASVLAGAAAFGGLWARAASPALATGGNPHREVAADARMLWRRLPKNWQEGPFLANGYLGAQVYAGKTPQELKVMLSHTQVQDQRIQWEAGIGLSRLPIGFLTLTLAGAITAVDWTLDLYNAELGGTITTTQGSVAFSAVVHNDLSVLLVSLTPSAGEAGATWAFQPLESATTRTVRKPPEYVANPAPETGDGYCAQPLLAGGGYTTAWQERAIGTRRLFAAAVAYSFPGTTHTADARAAVRKALAVHPDLLLARHRRWWNDYHRRSFVSVPDKQVQRFYWIQLYKIAAATRADGPVVSEWGPWFPEVGNSWTAVWWNLNVQVTYPIVNSANHPELDAVTETFRRDHANLEVSVPPAYRDGDTYALSHPGDWRLRPGGTRSVGVPGTTSKTDQTGNLLWGLHNVWLAYRHHLDKRVLRDVLYPTLAKALNFYRHFLFTGPDGSLHLPLTRSPEYADAPDCTYDLSLIRWAARTLVDSARILCLDEPRVPIWREIGAKLVPYHEDPANGVLIGDGVPLAASHRHFSHLLWLYPLREKVWDRPDDRDVMTRTFKHWVADQTAWHGYSYAAASSMSSVMDAPEEALRYLKFFLDRNVVADTELTANTMYREGANFAIESPITAAQSVVDMLMQGSGAVLKVFPSVSATWRDASIAGLRAEGAFLVDASRRDGKTEFVRVHSEAGEPLVLQHGVLGEVDVRDEHGRRLPWRPAGPGRIAIGLLRGGTAVVTPRGDRPDFAPRDVPALGPAPAWGLPN; this is encoded by the coding sequence ATGGACGCAGTGTCCCGGCGGACGGTGCTCCGCTCCGCCTCGGTCCTGGCCGGGGCCGCCGCCTTCGGGGGTTTGTGGGCCCGAGCCGCCTCGCCCGCGCTCGCCACCGGCGGGAACCCGCATCGGGAGGTCGCCGCCGATGCCCGGATGCTCTGGCGGCGGCTGCCGAAGAACTGGCAGGAAGGCCCGTTCCTCGCCAACGGCTACCTCGGCGCGCAGGTCTACGCCGGCAAGACCCCGCAAGAGCTCAAGGTCATGCTGAGCCACACCCAGGTGCAGGACCAGCGGATCCAGTGGGAGGCCGGGATCGGGCTCTCGCGGCTGCCCATCGGCTTCCTCACGCTCACCCTGGCCGGCGCGATCACCGCCGTCGACTGGACCCTCGACCTCTACAACGCCGAGCTCGGCGGCACCATCACCACCACGCAGGGCTCGGTCGCCTTCTCCGCCGTCGTGCACAACGACCTGAGCGTGCTGCTCGTTTCGCTGACGCCGAGCGCGGGCGAGGCCGGCGCCACCTGGGCGTTCCAGCCGCTGGAGTCGGCGACCACCCGGACCGTCCGCAAGCCGCCCGAGTACGTCGCCAACCCGGCGCCCGAGACCGGTGACGGCTACTGCGCGCAGCCCCTGCTCGCCGGCGGTGGGTACACCACCGCGTGGCAGGAACGCGCGATCGGCACGCGACGGCTGTTCGCCGCCGCCGTCGCCTACAGCTTCCCGGGCACCACGCACACCGCGGACGCCCGCGCGGCCGTCCGGAAAGCGCTTGCCGTCCACCCGGACCTCCTGCTCGCCCGGCACCGCCGCTGGTGGAACGACTACCACCGGCGCAGCTTCGTTTCGGTGCCCGACAAGCAGGTGCAGCGGTTCTACTGGATCCAGCTGTACAAGATCGCGGCCGCCACCCGGGCGGACGGGCCGGTTGTTTCCGAATGGGGGCCGTGGTTCCCCGAGGTCGGCAACAGCTGGACCGCCGTCTGGTGGAACCTCAACGTCCAGGTCACCTACCCGATCGTCAACAGCGCCAACCACCCCGAGCTGGACGCCGTCACCGAGACCTTCCGGCGCGACCACGCGAACCTCGAGGTGTCCGTCCCGCCCGCGTACCGCGACGGCGACACCTACGCCCTCTCGCACCCGGGCGACTGGCGGCTGCGCCCTGGCGGCACGCGTTCGGTGGGCGTCCCCGGGACGACGTCCAAGACCGACCAGACCGGGAACCTGTTGTGGGGCCTGCACAACGTGTGGCTGGCCTACCGGCACCACTTGGACAAGCGCGTGCTGCGCGATGTCCTGTACCCGACGCTGGCGAAGGCGCTGAACTTCTACCGGCACTTCCTGTTCACCGGCCCGGACGGCTCGCTGCACCTGCCGCTGACCCGGTCGCCGGAGTACGCCGACGCGCCCGACTGCACCTACGACCTGTCGCTGATCCGGTGGGCGGCGCGCACGCTCGTCGATTCCGCCCGCATCCTCTGCCTGGACGAGCCGCGCGTGCCGATCTGGCGGGAAATCGGCGCGAAACTCGTGCCGTACCACGAGGACCCCGCGAACGGCGTGCTGATCGGCGACGGTGTCCCCTTGGCCGCCTCGCACCGGCACTTTTCGCACCTGCTGTGGCTGTACCCGCTGCGGGAGAAGGTCTGGGACCGTCCGGACGACCGCGACGTCATGACGCGCACGTTCAAGCACTGGGTCGCCGACCAGACGGCGTGGCACGGCTACAGCTACGCGGCCGCGTCGTCGATGAGCTCGGTGATGGACGCGCCCGAAGAAGCGTTGCGGTACCTGAAGTTCTTCCTCGACCGGAACGTCGTGGCCGACACCGAGCTGACCGCGAACACGATGTACCGCGAGGGTGCCAACTTCGCCATCGAGAGCCCGATCACCGCCGCCCAGTCCGTGGTGGACATGCTCATGCAGGGTTCGGGCGCGGTGCTCAAGGTCTTCCCGTCGGTGTCGGCGACCTGGCGCGACGCCTCGATCGCCGGGCTGCGCGCGGAGGGTGCGTTCCTCGTGGACGCCTCCCGTCGCGACGGCAAGACCGAATTCGTCCGCGTGCACAGCGAAGCCGGCGAACCGCTGGTGCTCCAGCACGGCGTCCTCGGGGAGGTCGACGTCCGCGACGAGCACGGCCGCCGGCTGCCGTGGCGGCCGGCCGGGCCCGGCCGGATCGCGATCGGGCTGCTTCGCGGCGGCACCGCCGTGGTCACCCCGCGGGGTGACCGGCCGGACTTCGCACCGCGGGACGTCCCCGCGCTCGGCCCCGCCCCGGCGTGGGGCCTGCCGAACTGA
- a CDS encoding M1 family metallopeptidase: MISKAPAPAPGADTSGDPYLPAHGNGGYRTRHYDLNLDYKVAPNRLSASAVITAEATQALSRVSFDFGTFRINRVLVDGKPAKYLKRGAKLHVKPAKPIPVGAVFTVEVHYVGNPHPVGSRWGDVGWDELTDGALVASQPVGAPSWFPCNDHPSDKAAYRVSVTTASPYLVAVTGTLVERTTSASTTKWVFERREPTATYLMSVQIGRYDEVELTGRGWFPHTGVLLRRLSLGIGRASGQVESIFETVPQRAAVPPRLRRAFDRDFGRQGRMMEFLQRLFGAYPFAEYVIVVTDDDLDDPIEAQGMAIFGANHVDGRRTHERLVLHELAHQWFGNSLTVADWRHIWLNEGFATYAEWLWSEESGGQSAAALARAWHARIKIKPADVRIADPGVTRMFDERVYKRGGLTLHALRAEIGDPAFFALLKSWAEEHRHGLVTTEAFVAAAEAHAGRSLGAFFTRWLDTPALPPLPGS, encoded by the coding sequence GTGATTTCGAAGGCTCCTGCTCCCGCACCCGGCGCGGACACCTCCGGCGACCCCTACCTGCCCGCCCACGGCAACGGCGGCTACCGGACCCGGCACTACGACCTGAACCTCGACTACAAGGTCGCGCCCAACCGGCTGTCGGCGTCGGCGGTGATCACCGCGGAGGCGACGCAGGCGCTGTCCCGCGTCAGCTTCGACTTCGGAACGTTCCGGATCAACCGCGTGCTCGTCGACGGCAAGCCCGCGAAGTACCTCAAGCGCGGCGCGAAGCTGCACGTCAAGCCGGCGAAGCCGATCCCGGTGGGTGCCGTGTTCACCGTCGAGGTCCACTACGTCGGCAACCCGCACCCGGTGGGGAGCCGCTGGGGTGACGTCGGCTGGGACGAGCTGACCGACGGCGCGCTGGTGGCGAGCCAGCCGGTCGGCGCGCCGTCGTGGTTCCCGTGCAACGACCACCCGTCGGACAAGGCGGCCTACCGGGTGAGCGTGACGACGGCGTCGCCGTACCTGGTCGCGGTCACCGGCACGCTGGTCGAGCGCACGACGTCGGCCAGCACGACGAAGTGGGTGTTCGAGCGGCGCGAGCCGACGGCGACGTACCTGATGAGCGTGCAGATCGGCCGCTACGACGAGGTCGAGCTGACCGGCCGCGGCTGGTTCCCGCACACGGGCGTGCTGCTGCGCCGGCTGAGCCTCGGCATCGGGCGCGCGAGCGGCCAGGTCGAGTCGATCTTCGAGACGGTGCCGCAGCGCGCCGCCGTACCGCCGCGCCTGCGGCGGGCGTTCGACCGCGACTTCGGGCGGCAGGGCCGGATGATGGAGTTCCTGCAGCGGCTGTTCGGCGCGTACCCGTTCGCGGAGTACGTCATCGTGGTCACCGACGACGACCTCGACGACCCGATCGAGGCCCAGGGCATGGCGATCTTCGGCGCCAACCACGTCGACGGCCGCCGCACCCACGAGCGGCTCGTGCTGCACGAGCTGGCCCACCAGTGGTTCGGCAACAGCCTGACGGTGGCCGACTGGCGCCACATCTGGCTGAACGAGGGCTTCGCGACGTACGCCGAGTGGCTGTGGTCGGAGGAGTCCGGCGGCCAGTCCGCGGCGGCGCTGGCCCGCGCCTGGCACGCCCGCATCAAGATCAAGCCGGCGGACGTCCGCATCGCCGACCCGGGGGTGACCCGGATGTTCGACGAGCGCGTCTACAAGCGCGGCGGCCTGACGCTGCACGCGCTGCGGGCGGAGATCGGCGACCCGGCGTTCTTCGCGCTGCTGAAGTCGTGGGCCGAGGAGCACCGGCACGGGCTGGTCACGACGGAGGCTTTCGTCGCCGCGGCCGAGGCGCACGCGGGGCGCTCGCTGGGGGCGTTCTTCACCCGCTGGCTGGACACGCCGGCGTTGCCCCCGCTGCCCGGTTCGTAA
- a CDS encoding Pls/PosA family non-ribosomal peptide synthetase translates to MTVTIEPTGSAAAVTAEVTPAPVADRALFWSGLGAGERTLLDVLAATAERHPNAAAIDDGVTTLTYRRLLEEIDAYGRRLQGYGVGLGDRVGIRISSGTAELYIAILATLSVGAAYVPVDADDPDERAELVFEEAQVAAVATDGKINVHSTPGGREGTPGPADDAWIIFTSGSTGKPKGVAVTHASAAAFVDAEAELFLTEEPIGPGDRVLAGLSVAFDASCEEMWLAWRHGACLVPAPRALVRTGVDLGPWLVAQRITVVSTVPTLAALWPADALEDVRLLIFGGEACPPELAERVAVEGREVWNTYGPTEATVVACAAQLTGDGPVRIGLPLVGWQLAVVNEEGVPVAMGETGELVIGGVGLARYLDAAKDAEKFAPLPSLGWQRAYRSGDMVRAEEEGLLFLGRLDEQVKLGGRRIELGEVDAALQALPGVQGAAAAVRRTKAGNQVLVGYVVPGTEPFDLDQAATRLREHLPAALVPLLAVVEDLPTRTSGKVDRNALPWPLSTVEASGLTPTETWVAEGWAEILGVSVDSPKADFFTHGGGSLTAAQVVARIRTRHPQVSVADIYAHPKLGALAAMLDALSGQATERRDIAPTKRRAGVIQTALMVPLTGLVGLRWATLAAALSNILSLLGFAWAPTLSWAWIGLAWVVLFSPAGRIAIAAGGARVLLSGVRPGTYPRGGSVHLRLWTAEKLAEFSGADSVAGASWMTTYAKALGARIGKDVDLHSPPPVTGFLKLGRGAAIEPEVDLTGHWVDGDVVHIGKVHVGADARIGARSTLFPGVRVGKGAEIAAGSTVRGAVPAGQRWAGSPAARVAKDERDALKWPSSRPPRSHFWAAVYGVTSLALGFLPGVAGLAGVAVLGYGIAGAPTLLDAFTRALVFVPAATAAYFLAYMLLVLVGVRSLSIGMVEGYHPVHGRVAWQVWATERLMSMAREGLFPLYASLFTPVWLRLLGAKVGRNVEASTVLALPKMTKVDSGAFLADDTMVATYELNHGWLHVAPARIGKQAFLGNSGMTAPGRSVPKRGLVGVLSSTPLKAKKGSSYLGMPPLPVRRAIGDTDTSRTYTPALHLKAARALVELCRIVPVMCGVALTVVVAFGLLWTASAFGFGVAALLAGPALLAAGVVAALTATVMKWLLVGKFREVDHPLWSSFVWRNELADTFVEALAVPWLIGSVGGTPLLTAWLRTMGVKIGRGVWLETYWLPEADLVSLGDGATINRGCVVQTHLFHDRIMSMSSVTLGEGATLGPHGIVLPGAGIGARTTVGPGSLVTRGDEVPADTRWLGNPISTWPGK, encoded by the coding sequence ATGACCGTCACGATCGAACCCACCGGATCCGCTGCCGCGGTGACGGCTGAAGTGACTCCGGCCCCGGTCGCCGACCGGGCCCTGTTCTGGTCCGGCCTCGGCGCCGGCGAACGCACCCTGCTCGACGTCCTCGCCGCCACCGCGGAGCGGCACCCGAACGCCGCCGCGATCGACGACGGCGTCACCACCCTGACCTACCGGCGGCTGCTGGAGGAGATCGACGCCTACGGGCGCCGCCTCCAGGGCTACGGCGTCGGCCTCGGTGACCGCGTCGGCATCCGGATCTCCTCCGGCACGGCCGAGCTGTACATCGCCATCCTCGCCACCCTGTCCGTCGGCGCCGCCTACGTGCCGGTCGACGCGGACGATCCGGACGAGCGCGCCGAGCTGGTCTTCGAAGAAGCCCAGGTCGCGGCGGTCGCCACCGATGGCAAGATCAACGTCCACAGCACGCCGGGCGGCCGCGAAGGCACCCCCGGCCCGGCTGACGACGCGTGGATCATCTTCACCTCCGGCTCCACCGGCAAGCCCAAGGGTGTCGCCGTCACCCACGCGAGCGCCGCCGCCTTCGTCGACGCCGAGGCCGAGCTGTTCCTCACCGAGGAGCCGATCGGCCCCGGCGACCGCGTCCTGGCCGGGCTGAGCGTCGCCTTCGACGCCTCCTGCGAAGAGATGTGGCTGGCCTGGCGGCACGGCGCCTGCCTGGTCCCGGCGCCCCGCGCGCTGGTCCGCACCGGCGTCGATCTCGGCCCGTGGCTGGTCGCGCAGCGCATCACCGTCGTCTCGACCGTGCCGACGCTGGCCGCGCTGTGGCCCGCCGACGCGCTCGAAGACGTCCGCCTGCTCATCTTCGGCGGCGAAGCGTGCCCGCCGGAGCTGGCCGAGCGCGTCGCCGTCGAAGGCCGCGAAGTCTGGAACACCTATGGCCCGACCGAGGCCACCGTCGTCGCCTGCGCCGCGCAGCTGACCGGCGACGGGCCCGTCCGCATCGGCCTGCCGCTGGTCGGCTGGCAGCTCGCGGTCGTCAACGAAGAGGGCGTGCCGGTCGCCATGGGCGAGACCGGCGAGCTGGTCATCGGCGGCGTCGGCCTGGCCCGCTACCTCGACGCGGCCAAAGACGCCGAGAAGTTCGCGCCGCTGCCCTCGCTGGGCTGGCAGCGCGCCTACCGCTCCGGCGACATGGTCCGCGCCGAAGAGGAAGGCCTGCTGTTCCTCGGCCGGCTCGACGAGCAGGTCAAGCTCGGCGGCCGCCGCATCGAACTGGGCGAGGTCGATGCCGCGCTGCAGGCCCTGCCGGGCGTGCAGGGCGCGGCCGCCGCGGTCCGCCGCACCAAGGCCGGCAACCAGGTCCTCGTCGGGTACGTCGTCCCCGGCACCGAGCCGTTTGACCTCGACCAGGCCGCGACGCGCCTGCGCGAGCACCTGCCCGCCGCGCTGGTGCCGCTGCTCGCCGTCGTCGAGGACCTGCCGACCCGCACCTCCGGCAAGGTCGACCGCAACGCTCTCCCGTGGCCGCTGTCGACAGTGGAGGCGTCCGGGCTGACCCCGACCGAAACGTGGGTCGCCGAAGGCTGGGCCGAGATCCTCGGTGTCTCGGTCGACAGCCCGAAGGCGGACTTCTTCACCCACGGCGGCGGCAGCCTGACCGCCGCCCAGGTGGTCGCCCGCATCCGCACCCGGCACCCGCAGGTGTCGGTGGCCGACATCTACGCCCACCCCAAGCTGGGCGCGCTGGCCGCGATGCTGGACGCGCTGAGCGGCCAGGCCACCGAACGCCGGGACATCGCGCCCACCAAGCGCCGCGCCGGGGTGATCCAGACGGCGCTGATGGTCCCGCTGACGGGTCTCGTCGGGCTGCGCTGGGCGACGCTGGCCGCCGCGCTGTCGAACATCCTGTCGCTGCTCGGGTTCGCCTGGGCGCCGACGCTGAGCTGGGCGTGGATCGGCCTGGCCTGGGTGGTGCTGTTCAGCCCGGCGGGCCGGATCGCCATCGCCGCGGGCGGCGCGCGCGTGCTGCTCTCGGGCGTGCGCCCCGGCACCTACCCGCGCGGCGGCAGTGTCCACTTGCGACTCTGGACGGCCGAGAAGCTCGCGGAGTTCAGCGGCGCGGACAGCGTCGCCGGCGCGTCCTGGATGACGACGTACGCGAAGGCGCTCGGCGCGCGGATCGGCAAGGACGTCGACCTGCACTCGCCGCCGCCGGTCACCGGCTTCCTCAAGCTGGGCCGCGGTGCCGCGATCGAGCCCGAGGTCGACCTGACCGGCCACTGGGTCGACGGCGACGTCGTGCACATCGGCAAGGTCCACGTGGGTGCCGACGCCCGCATCGGCGCGCGCAGCACGCTGTTCCCCGGTGTCCGCGTCGGCAAGGGCGCGGAGATCGCGGCCGGGTCGACCGTCCGCGGCGCCGTCCCGGCCGGGCAGCGCTGGGCCGGTTCGCCCGCCGCGCGCGTGGCCAAGGACGAGCGCGACGCGCTGAAGTGGCCGTCGAGCCGGCCGCCGCGGTCGCACTTCTGGGCCGCCGTCTACGGCGTGACCTCGCTGGCGCTCGGCTTCCTCCCCGGCGTGGCCGGGCTGGCCGGGGTCGCCGTGCTCGGTTACGGGATCGCGGGCGCCCCGACGCTGCTCGACGCGTTCACCCGCGCGCTGGTCTTCGTGCCGGCCGCGACCGCCGCGTACTTCCTCGCGTACATGCTGCTCGTGCTCGTCGGCGTCCGGTCGCTGAGCATCGGCATGGTCGAGGGCTACCACCCGGTGCACGGCCGCGTCGCGTGGCAGGTCTGGGCGACCGAACGCCTGATGAGCATGGCCCGCGAAGGCCTGTTCCCGCTGTACGCCAGCCTGTTCACGCCGGTCTGGCTGCGGCTGCTGGGCGCGAAGGTGGGGCGCAACGTCGAGGCGTCGACCGTGCTGGCCCTGCCGAAGATGACCAAGGTCGACAGCGGCGCGTTCCTGGCCGACGACACCATGGTCGCCACCTACGAGCTCAACCACGGCTGGCTGCACGTCGCCCCGGCGCGGATCGGCAAGCAGGCCTTCCTCGGCAACTCGGGGATGACCGCGCCCGGCCGTTCGGTGCCGAAGCGCGGCCTGGTCGGCGTTCTGTCTTCGACGCCGCTGAAGGCGAAGAAGGGCTCGTCGTACCTCGGGATGCCGCCGCTGCCGGTCCGCCGCGCGATCGGCGACACCGACACCAGCCGCACCTACACCCCGGCGCTGCACCTCAAGGCGGCGCGGGCGCTGGTCGAGCTGTGCCGGATCGTCCCGGTGATGTGCGGTGTCGCGCTGACCGTCGTGGTCGCCTTCGGGCTGCTGTGGACGGCGTCGGCGTTCGGCTTCGGTGTGGCCGCGCTGCTGGCCGGGCCCGCGTTGCTGGCCGCCGGGGTCGTCGCGGCGCTGACCGCGACGGTGATGAAGTGGCTGCTCGTCGGGAAGTTCCGCGAGGTCGACCACCCGCTGTGGAGCTCCTTCGTCTGGCGCAACGAGCTGGCCGACACCTTCGTCGAGGCCCTGGCCGTGCCGTGGCTGATCGGCTCGGTCGGCGGCACCCCGCTGCTGACCGCGTGGCTGCGCACGATGGGCGTCAAGATCGGCCGCGGCGTCTGGCTGGAGACGTACTGGCTGCCCGAAGCGGACCTCGTGTCGCTGGGCGACGGTGCGACGATCAACCGCGGCTGCGTCGTGCAGACGCACCTGTTCCACGACCGGATCATGAGCATGTCGAGCGTCACCCTCGGCGAGGGCGCGACGCTCGGCCCGCACGGCATCGTGCTGCCGGGCGCGGGCATCGGCGCCCGGACGACGGTCGGCCCGGGCTCGCTGGTGACCCGCGGCGACGAGGTGCCGGCCGACACGCGCTGGCTGGGCAACCCGATCTCCACGTGGCCGGGCAAGTAG